Proteins from a genomic interval of Desulfovibrio piger:
- a CDS encoding amidohydrolase family protein: MKVIDFRFRPNTPEIINGIKNSTMFKAACEVIGFDQRKPQPLDEIVADLDAMGVELGVITGRDAETTYGFPANNNSVLEFCRAYPNKFVGLWGIDPHKKMAAVREIEKVVKEYGMKGIAIDPYLAHMPASDARFYPLYTKCCELDVPVFITMAPPPCVPGAILEYADPRDVDKVARDFPELTLIMSHGGYPFVDAAIYTCQRNANVYMDISEYERSPQVETYVKAMCTTISDKVLFASAHPFIELRDALDAYAAFPFTDEVRNKIMYENARKVLKLA; this comes from the coding sequence ATGAAAGTCATCGACTTCCGCTTCCGGCCCAACACGCCGGAGATCATCAACGGCATCAAGAACAGCACCATGTTCAAGGCTGCCTGTGAAGTCATCGGCTTCGACCAGCGCAAGCCCCAGCCCCTGGACGAGATCGTGGCCGACCTCGACGCCATGGGCGTGGAACTGGGCGTGATCACCGGCCGCGACGCCGAGACCACCTACGGCTTCCCGGCCAACAACAACAGCGTGCTCGAATTCTGCCGCGCCTATCCCAACAAGTTCGTGGGCCTCTGGGGCATCGACCCTCACAAGAAGATGGCCGCCGTGCGCGAGATCGAGAAGGTCGTCAAGGAATACGGCATGAAGGGTATCGCCATCGACCCCTATCTGGCCCACATGCCCGCCAGTGACGCCCGCTTCTACCCCCTGTACACCAAGTGCTGCGAGCTGGATGTGCCCGTCTTCATCACCATGGCTCCTCCGCCGTGCGTGCCCGGCGCCATCCTGGAATACGCCGACCCCCGCGACGTGGACAAGGTCGCCCGCGACTTCCCCGAACTGACCCTGATTATGAGCCACGGCGGCTATCCCTTCGTGGATGCGGCCATCTACACCTGCCAGCGCAACGCCAATGTCTACATGGACATCTCCGAATACGAGCGCTCTCCCCAGGTCGAGACCTATGTGAAGGCCATGTGCACCACCATCAGCGACAAGGTGCTCTTTGCCAGCGCCCACCCCTTCATCGAGCTGCGTGACGCTCTGGACGCCTATGCCGCCTTCCCCTTCACCGACGAAGTGCGCAACAAGATCATGTACGAAAACGCCCGCAAGGTCCTGAAACTGGCCTAA
- a CDS encoding MFS transporter, translating into MSDTPNNGHCQQNLRRVVISSLIGAVIEWYDFFLYGVVAGIVFNKIYFPDFDPTVGTVLAFATFAVGFVARPLGGIVFGHFGDKLGRKKMLVLTLEIMGVATVGIGLVPSYESIGILAPILLVLCRLAQGIGIGGEWGGAVLMAFESAPPHKRAFYGSLPQVGLALGLMLASGVIGLLSFFLSDEAFLAWGWRVAFILSAILVGVGAYIRISVQETQDFSSAKKKTEQVKYPILAAFKHYPRTLTACVGARFVEGIAFNVFGVFSLTYLTNSCGLDKTVSLFVIVGAAAVMAVAIPFWGMRADTWGRARIFGIAAILLGITAYPTFWVLHNFSHNVLLVFLAISLPFGIIYGAAYATMSSLFSGSFEPTVRYSAVSFIYQFSGIFASGLTPMIATMLVSSNDGQPWYLCGYLLVAAVISSLSTIWITRLQGKEELPHEPETSAR; encoded by the coding sequence ATGAGCGATACTCCCAACAACGGACACTGCCAGCAGAACCTGCGCCGCGTGGTCATTTCCTCCCTCATCGGCGCGGTCATCGAATGGTATGACTTTTTCCTGTACGGTGTCGTGGCCGGCATCGTCTTCAACAAGATCTACTTCCCTGACTTCGACCCGACGGTGGGTACGGTCCTGGCCTTTGCCACCTTTGCCGTGGGTTTCGTGGCCCGTCCGCTTGGGGGTATCGTCTTCGGCCACTTCGGTGACAAGCTGGGCCGCAAGAAGATGCTGGTCCTGACCCTGGAGATCATGGGCGTGGCCACGGTGGGCATCGGTCTGGTGCCTTCCTATGAAAGCATCGGCATCCTGGCTCCCATCCTGCTGGTCCTCTGCCGTCTGGCCCAGGGCATCGGCATCGGTGGCGAATGGGGCGGCGCCGTGCTCATGGCCTTCGAATCCGCGCCGCCTCACAAGCGCGCCTTCTACGGCAGCCTGCCCCAGGTGGGCCTGGCCCTCGGCCTGATGCTGGCCTCCGGCGTCATCGGTCTGCTGTCCTTCTTCCTCAGCGACGAAGCCTTCCTGGCCTGGGGCTGGCGTGTGGCCTTCATCCTCAGCGCCATCCTGGTGGGCGTGGGTGCCTACATCCGTATCTCCGTGCAGGAGACCCAGGACTTCTCCTCCGCCAAGAAGAAGACCGAACAGGTCAAGTACCCCATCCTGGCCGCCTTCAAGCACTATCCCCGCACCCTGACGGCCTGCGTGGGCGCCCGCTTCGTGGAAGGCATCGCCTTCAACGTGTTCGGCGTGTTCTCCCTGACCTATCTGACCAACTCCTGCGGCCTGGACAAGACCGTGAGCCTGTTCGTCATCGTGGGCGCCGCTGCGGTCATGGCCGTGGCCATCCCCTTCTGGGGCATGCGTGCCGACACCTGGGGCCGCGCCCGCATCTTCGGCATCGCCGCCATCCTGCTGGGCATCACGGCCTACCCCACCTTCTGGGTGCTGCACAACTTCAGCCATAACGTGCTGCTGGTCTTCCTGGCCATCTCCCTGCCCTTCGGCATCATCTACGGTGCGGCGTACGCCACCATGTCCAGCCTGTTCTCGGGCAGCTTCGAACCCACGGTGCGTTACTCCGCCGTGTCCTTCATCTACCAGTTCTCCGGGATCTTCGCTTCGGGCCTGACCCCCATGATCGCCACCATGCTGGTCAGCAGCAATGACGGCCAGCCCTGGTACCTTTGCGGTTACCTGCTGGTCGCGGCGGTCATCAGCAGCCTGAGCACCATCTGGATCACCCGACTCCAGGGCAAGGAAGAATTGCCGCACGAGCCGGAAACCTCCGCCCGGTAG
- a CDS encoding amidohydrolase family protein: MKVIDFRFRPNTPEIINGIKNSTMFKAACEVIGFDQRKPQPLDEIVADLDAMGVELGVITGRDAETTYGFPANNNSVLEFCRAYPNKFVGLWGIDPHKKMAAVREIEKVVKEYGMKGIAIDPYLAHMPASDARFYPLYTKCCELDVPVFITMAPPPCVPGAILEYADPRDVDKVARDFPELTLIMSHGGYPFVDAAIYTCQRNANVYMDISEYERSPQVETYVKAMCTTISDKVLFASAHPFIELRDALDAYAAFPFTDEVRNKIMYENARKVLKLA; this comes from the coding sequence ATGAAAGTTATCGACTTCCGCTTCCGGCCCAACACGCCGGAGATCATCAACGGCATCAAGAACAGCACCATGTTCAAGGCTGCCTGTGAAGTCATCGGCTTCGACCAGCGCAAGCCCCAGCCCCTGGACGAGATCGTGGCCGACCTCGACGCCATGGGCGTGGAACTGGGCGTGATCACCGGCCGCGACGCCGAGACCACCTACGGCTTCCCGGCCAACAACAACAGCGTGCTCGAATTCTGCCGCGCCTATCCCAACAAGTTCGTGGGCCTCTGGGGCATCGACCCTCACAAGAAGATGGCCGCCGTGCGCGAGATCGAGAAGGTCGTCAAGGAATACGGCATGAAGGGTATCGCCATCGACCCCTATCTGGCCCACATGCCCGCCAGTGACGCCCGCTTCTACCCCCTGTACACCAAGTGCTGCGAGCTGGATGTGCCCGTCTTCATCACCATGGCTCCTCCGCCGTGCGTGCCCGGCGCCATCCTGGAATACGCCGACCCCCGCGACGTGGACAAGGTCGCCCGTGACTTCCCCGAACTGACCCTGATCATGAGCCACGGCGGCTATCCCTTCGTGGATGCGGCCATCTACACCTGCCAGCGCAACGCCAATGTCTACATGGACATCTCCGAATACGAGCGCTCTCCCCAGGTCGAGACCTATGTGAAGGCCATGTGCACCACCATCAGCGACAAGGTGCTCTTTGCCAGCGCCCACCCCTTCATCGAGCTGCGTGACGCTCTGGACGCCTATGCCGCCTTCCCCTTCACCGACGAAGTGCGCAACAAGATCATGTACGAAAACGCCCGCAAGGTCCTGAAACTGGCCTAG